A part of Quatrionicoccus australiensis genomic DNA contains:
- the rsmD gene encoding 16S rRNA (guanine(966)-N(2))-methyltransferase RsmD translates to MNSVRIIGGQWRRRVLKFPDSEGLRPTPDRVRETLFNWLGQDLDGWHCLDLFAGSGALGFEAASRGAAKVVMIEQAPRVLAALHANAEMIGAASAVEIRRGDAIQYLSSTKVKFDLIFLDPPYNKGWIPRLEPLLPGVLNEGAVLYVEAEHELEALGEWRTVRHGKAGEVHFHLMRRADV, encoded by the coding sequence ATGAACTCTGTACGCATCATCGGCGGCCAGTGGCGCCGTCGTGTCCTCAAGTTCCCCGACAGCGAAGGCTTGCGCCCGACGCCGGACCGGGTGCGCGAAACCTTGTTCAACTGGCTGGGGCAGGATCTCGACGGCTGGCATTGTCTCGATCTTTTCGCCGGCAGCGGCGCCCTGGGTTTCGAGGCGGCATCCCGCGGCGCGGCAAAAGTGGTGATGATCGAGCAGGCGCCGCGCGTGCTCGCGGCGCTGCACGCCAATGCCGAAATGATCGGCGCTGCGAGCGCGGTAGAGATACGGCGCGGGGATGCGATACAATATTTATCCTCGACGAAAGTGAAATTTGATCTGATCTTCCTCGATCCGCCCTATAACAAGGGTTGGATTCCGCGCCTGGAGCCGCTTTTGCCCGGTGTCTTGAACGAAGGTGCAGTGCTCTATGTCGAAGCAGAACATGAATTGGAAGCCTTGGGGGAGTGGCGCACGGTGCGCCACGGCAAGGCGGGTGAAGTGCATTTTCACTTGATGCGGCGGGCAGACGTTTGA
- a CDS encoding M16 family metallopeptidase — protein MQQLLPFLLAPWLLTAAHANPFETTLQNGLRIIVKEDHRAPTAVQMVWYRVGSIDEVDGASGVAHVLEHMMFKGTPSVGPGEFNKRVAAAGGKDNAFTSRDYTAYFQQVPKEKLADVMQLEADRMRHLNVDAKEFAQEIKVVMEERRMRTDDAPEAKLFEQMNAVAFQAHPYRRPVIGWMSDLEQMTAADAKAWYDTWYVPNNAYVVISGDVEHAEVFALAEQYYGRLEGRDLPRRKSQIEPQQEGERRITVKAPAELPVLIMGYKAPVLRDVEKESEPYALEMLASVLDGHDAARFNKKLVREDKVALEIGIEYEATARGPGMFYFSGTPSEGHTVADLEAAIRAEIARVQKEGISEAELKRARAQLVASQVYKLDSMFGQAMEIGQTESAGISYRQIERMLDKLQKVTAAEVQAAARKYFTDDRLTVGSLDPQPLDSKPRRSAFATRH, from the coding sequence ATGCAACAACTTCTCCCCTTTTTGCTGGCGCCGTGGCTGTTGACCGCTGCACACGCCAACCCCTTCGAGACGACGCTGCAAAACGGCCTGCGCATCATCGTCAAGGAAGACCACCGGGCGCCGACCGCGGTGCAAATGGTCTGGTACCGGGTGGGCAGCATCGACGAGGTGGATGGCGCATCGGGCGTTGCGCACGTGCTTGAGCACATGATGTTCAAGGGCACGCCCAGCGTCGGGCCGGGCGAGTTCAACAAGCGGGTCGCCGCCGCCGGCGGCAAGGACAATGCCTTCACCAGCCGCGACTACACGGCCTATTTCCAGCAGGTGCCGAAGGAAAAGCTGGCCGACGTGATGCAGCTCGAAGCCGACCGCATGCGTCACCTCAATGTCGACGCCAAAGAGTTCGCGCAGGAAATCAAGGTGGTCATGGAAGAGCGCCGCATGCGCACCGATGATGCGCCGGAAGCCAAGCTCTTCGAGCAGATGAATGCCGTCGCCTTCCAGGCGCATCCCTATCGCCGGCCGGTGATCGGCTGGATGAGCGATCTCGAGCAGATGACGGCGGCCGACGCCAAGGCCTGGTACGACACCTGGTATGTGCCCAACAACGCCTACGTGGTGATCTCCGGCGATGTCGAGCATGCCGAGGTGTTTGCACTTGCCGAACAGTATTACGGCCGCCTCGAAGGGCGCGATCTGCCGCGCCGCAAGTCGCAGATCGAACCGCAGCAGGAGGGCGAACGGCGGATCACGGTCAAGGCGCCGGCCGAACTGCCGGTCCTGATCATGGGCTACAAGGCGCCGGTGCTGCGCGATGTCGAGAAGGAAAGCGAGCCTTACGCGCTGGAAATGCTGGCTTCCGTGCTCGATGGCCACGATGCGGCGCGCTTCAACAAGAAGCTGGTGCGCGAAGACAAGGTCGCGCTCGAGATCGGCATCGAATACGAAGCCACGGCGCGCGGTCCGGGCATGTTCTATTTTTCCGGCACGCCGTCCGAAGGCCATACGGTGGCTGATCTCGAAGCCGCCATCCGGGCCGAGATCGCGCGCGTGCAGAAAGAAGGCATCAGCGAGGCCGAACTGAAGCGGGCGCGGGCGCAACTGGTGGCCAGCCAGGTGTACAAGCTCGATTCGATGTTCGGCCAGGCGATGGAAATCGGCCAGACCGAGTCGGCGGGCATTTCCTATCGCCAGATCGAGCGCATGCTCGACAAGTTGCAGAAGGTTACGGCGGCCGAGGTGCAGGCTGCTGCCCGCAAGTATTTCACCGACGACCGGCTGACCGTCGGCAGCCTCGACCCGCAGCCGCTAGACAGCAAGCCGCGCCGGTCCGCCTTCGCCACCCGTCACTGA
- a CDS encoding M16 family metallopeptidase: protein MSLKKLLTAALAFFAMQLAEAGVAIEHWVTPAGARVYFVASRVLPMLDVQVDFAAGSMFDPAGKSGLAALTRAALDLGAGSRDESEIAEQLADLGATLAGGADTDRASISLRTLSALDKRGEALDVLRAVLQAPRFDAAIVAREQARTIASLKDAATRPDAIAGKAFWAAMYPKHPYGRQATPESVATLSREDLIAFHARYYNAANATITLVGDLSRAEAEEIAELLAAGLPQGEAAVLPAPPQKVRGSVTKIAHPASQAHVYIGLPAVERGNPDYFPLLVGNYTLGGGGFVSRLMQEVREKRGYAYSVYSYFSPLRQAGPFQIGLQTKGSQARAASRLARDVLEGFLKVGPSEEELAAAKANLSGSFPLRLDSNKKLLDNVAALGFYGLPLDYLEQYQAKVQAVTVDQVKQAFFRHVKPVDLMTVTVAGE from the coding sequence ATGAGCCTGAAAAAACTGTTGACCGCTGCGCTGGCATTTTTTGCCATGCAGCTTGCCGAGGCCGGCGTGGCCATCGAGCATTGGGTGACGCCCGCCGGGGCGCGTGTCTATTTCGTCGCCAGCCGGGTGTTGCCGATGCTCGATGTGCAGGTTGATTTCGCCGCCGGCTCGATGTTCGACCCGGCCGGCAAGTCGGGGCTGGCCGCGCTGACCCGGGCGGCGCTCGATCTCGGGGCGGGCAGTCGCGACGAGAGCGAGATTGCCGAACAGCTTGCCGACCTCGGCGCCACGCTTGCCGGCGGCGCCGATACCGATCGTGCCAGCATCTCCCTGCGCACCTTGTCGGCACTGGACAAGCGCGGTGAGGCGCTCGACGTCCTGCGTGCCGTCCTGCAGGCGCCGCGCTTCGACGCCGCCATCGTGGCACGCGAGCAGGCGCGCACCATCGCCAGCCTGAAGGATGCGGCGACGCGGCCGGATGCGATTGCCGGCAAGGCCTTCTGGGCGGCCATGTATCCGAAGCATCCCTATGGTCGCCAGGCGACGCCGGAGTCGGTGGCGACGCTGAGCCGTGAGGATCTGATCGCTTTCCATGCGCGTTATTACAACGCCGCGAATGCGACGATCACCCTGGTCGGCGACCTGTCGCGGGCCGAGGCGGAGGAAATTGCCGAGTTGCTGGCGGCCGGTCTGCCGCAGGGTGAGGCCGCCGTCTTGCCGGCGCCGCCGCAGAAGGTGCGCGGCAGCGTCACCAAGATCGCGCACCCGGCCAGCCAGGCGCATGTCTATATCGGTCTGCCTGCGGTCGAACGCGGCAATCCCGACTACTTTCCCTTGCTGGTCGGCAATTACACCCTGGGTGGCGGCGGCTTCGTGTCGCGCCTGATGCAGGAAGTGCGCGAAAAACGCGGCTACGCCTACAGCGTGTACAGCTATTTTTCGCCGCTGCGCCAGGCCGGCCCCTTCCAGATCGGCCTGCAGACCAAAGGCTCGCAGGCGCGTGCGGCAAGCCGGCTGGCGCGCGACGTGCTCGAAGGCTTCCTCAAGGTCGGTCCGAGCGAAGAGGAGCTGGCGGCGGCCAAGGCCAACCTGAGCGGCAGCTTCCCGCTGCGTCTGGACAGCAACAAGAAACTGCTCGACAACGTCGCGGCGCTCGGCTTTTACGGCCTGCCGCTCGATTATCTCGAGCAATATCAGGCAAAAGTGCAGGCGGTAACGGTCGACCAGGTAAAACAGGCGTTTTTCCGCCATGTCAAACCGGTCGATCTGATGACCGTGACGGTGGCCGGCGAATGA
- a CDS encoding cell division ATP-binding protein FtsE has product MILASNLSKRYPGGHEALREVSFEISAGQMTLITGHSGAGKTTLVKLLASVERPTSGSLVVNGQNLSALRRSAIPYLRRNFGLVFQDQKLLFDRSALDNVLLPLQIVGLPHREAVRRARAALDKVGLLAREKAMPIALSGGEQQRLAIARAVVNRPTILLADEPTGNLDAESARAILEIFSAFHQVGVTVVVATHDQSWVERYHPNVLRLDHGRVVA; this is encoded by the coding sequence ATGATTCTCGCCAGCAATCTTTCCAAGCGTTACCCCGGCGGCCACGAGGCGCTGCGCGAAGTCAGCTTCGAAATTTCGGCCGGCCAGATGACGCTGATCACCGGCCACTCCGGTGCCGGCAAGACAACGCTGGTCAAGCTGCTGGCGTCGGTCGAACGCCCGACCTCGGGCAGCCTGGTGGTCAATGGCCAGAATCTGTCGGCCCTGCGCCGCAGCGCCATTCCCTACCTGCGGCGCAACTTCGGCCTGGTCTTCCAGGACCAGAAGCTGCTGTTTGACCGCAGCGCCCTCGACAACGTGCTGCTGCCGCTGCAGATCGTCGGCCTGCCGCATCGCGAAGCGGTCCGCCGTGCCCGCGCCGCGCTCGACAAGGTCGGCCTGCTCGCCCGCGAAAAGGCGATGCCGATTGCCCTTTCCGGCGGTGAACAACAGCGCCTGGCAATCGCCCGCGCCGTGGTCAATCGCCCGACCATCCTGCTTGCCGACGAGCCGACCGGCAATCTCGATGCCGAATCGGCCCGCGCCATCCTCGAAATTTTCTCCGCCTTCCACCAGGTCGGCGTCACCGTCGTCGTCGCCACCCACGATCAAAGCTGGGTCGAGCGCTACCATCCGAACGTGCTGCGCCTCGATCACGGGAGGGTCGTCGCATGA
- the mutM gene encoding bifunctional DNA-formamidopyrimidine glycosylase/DNA-(apurinic or apyrimidinic site) lyase — MPELPEVEVCRRGLQPTLEKSLIKGVVIRAPKLRQTIPTELAELLPGCRMLAVRRRGKYLLIDCRRDGVEGSLIIHLGMSGKLRFMPSGSAPEKHDHFDLLLPDQILRFTDPRRFGVVLWQPGPPETTERHPLLASQGIEPLSDAFTVDWLYAANSKRSGPIKPVLMDSHHIVGIGNIYAAESLFRAGISPLRAANRISRARYELLVPAIRETLSEAIAAGGTTIRDYMHSDGSSGWFQIQVAVYGRDGQPCIRCDGVVRQVRQAGRSTFYCPGCQH, encoded by the coding sequence ATGCCGGAATTGCCGGAAGTGGAAGTGTGTCGGCGCGGCCTGCAGCCGACGCTGGAAAAATCCCTGATCAAGGGCGTTGTCATCCGGGCGCCCAAGCTGCGCCAGACGATTCCGACCGAACTGGCCGAACTGTTGCCGGGTTGCCGCATGCTTGCCGTGCGCCGGCGCGGCAAATACCTGCTGATCGACTGCCGGCGCGACGGCGTCGAGGGTAGCCTGATCATTCACCTCGGCATGTCGGGCAAGCTGCGCTTCATGCCGTCCGGCAGCGCCCCGGAAAAACACGACCATTTCGACCTGCTCCTGCCCGACCAGATCCTGCGCTTCACCGATCCGCGCCGCTTCGGCGTCGTGCTCTGGCAACCCGGCCCGCCGGAAACGACAGAGCGCCATCCGTTGCTCGCCAGCCAGGGCATCGAGCCACTTTCCGACGCCTTTACGGTCGACTGGCTGTACGCGGCAAATTCGAAGCGCAGCGGACCGATCAAGCCGGTGCTGATGGATAGCCATCATATTGTTGGCATCGGCAACATCTATGCCGCCGAAAGCCTGTTCCGGGCAGGCATTTCGCCGCTGCGTGCGGCCAACCGGATCAGCCGGGCGCGCTACGAACTGCTCGTCCCGGCCATTCGCGAAACGCTGAGCGAAGCCATCGCGGCGGGCGGCACCACCATCCGCGACTACATGCACAGCGATGGCAGCAGCGGCTGGTTCCAGATCCAGGTCGCGGTTTACGGCCGCGATGGCCAACCCTGCATCCGCTGCGACGGCGTCGTCAGACAAGTCCGCCAGGCTGGCCGCAGCACCTTCTACTGCCCCGGCTGCCAACATTAA
- the coaD gene encoding pantetheine-phosphate adenylyltransferase produces the protein MNKLNHRVAIYPGTFDPITRGHEDLVRRAAGLFDRLILAIAESPSKQPRFALADRVAMASEILADVGNVEIVGFNTLLMDFVHAQGAKVVVRGLRAISDFEYEFQMAGMNRSVYPEVETVFLTPGEQYMFISATMVREIARLGGDVSKFVQPCVEKRLRAKT, from the coding sequence TTGAACAAACTCAATCATCGCGTAGCGATCTATCCGGGGACTTTCGACCCGATCACCCGCGGCCACGAGGACCTCGTGCGGCGGGCGGCCGGTCTGTTCGATCGCCTGATCCTGGCGATCGCCGAAAGCCCCTCGAAACAGCCGCGCTTTGCGCTGGCTGACCGTGTCGCGATGGCCAGCGAGATTCTGGCCGATGTCGGCAATGTCGAGATTGTCGGTTTCAACACGCTGCTCATGGACTTTGTTCACGCGCAGGGTGCCAAGGTTGTTGTGCGCGGTCTGCGTGCCATTTCCGACTTCGAGTACGAGTTCCAGATGGCCGGCATGAACCGCAGCGTTTATCCGGAAGTCGAAACGGTGTTCCTGACACCCGGCGAGCAATACATGTTCATCTCCGCCACCATGGTTCGCGAAATCGCGCGCCTGGGCGGCGATGTCAGCAAATTTGTCCAACCTTGTGTAGAAAAGCGCCTGCGGGCGAAAACCTGA
- a CDS encoding dynamin family protein, producing the protein MSLANQFAAYSSWRARLAVYIGEFQSWLSHNELSDAQTDLRLNQLLERLREDRLNVAFVAEFSRGKSELINAIFFADYGNRMLPSSAGRTTMCPTELLFDANKRPCIELLPIQTRASNSSVTEYKGFADEWTTVRLDTESPEAMQDALRHVSETTRVAPEDAARLGFEVGAGEIDLYRVGDDGLVEIPRWRHAVINFPHPLLKQGLVILDTPGLNAIGAEPELTLSLLPNAHAVLFILAADTGVTQSDLAIWKEHICGGGTTKRGRMVVLNKIDGQWDELKGEAEIEAEIQKQVETSAAILDLPASQVFPVSAQKGLVAKINGDDVLLERSRLPLLEAALSDELIPAKRDIVSESTSSEFSDVSQRALGLLDSRLAGLREQLAELTELRGKNKGVVEYMMGKIRAEKEEFESGLQRYYAVRSVFSTLTNKLFGHLGIDSLRQLTRDTRSTMQDAVFSRTLSEAMANFFGQSREALRKSNGEISEILAMMEAVYKRFAVEHGLKLGTPTAFSLLRYEKELDRLEAWCDTHLSNMVSLLTHDKKNITQKFFDEVAIQVRRAFEHANRDAETWLRTIMAPMETQVREHQIQLKRRLESIKRIHQATDTLEDRIAELQVVENNLMQQSQALEDITAHVRDMLQPVKGNQELRAA; encoded by the coding sequence ATGTCGTTAGCCAACCAATTCGCCGCCTACTCCTCCTGGCGCGCCCGCCTCGCCGTTTATATCGGCGAATTCCAGAGCTGGCTGTCGCATAACGAGTTGTCCGACGCCCAGACCGACCTGCGTCTCAACCAGTTGCTTGAGCGCCTGCGCGAAGACCGCCTGAACGTTGCCTTCGTCGCCGAGTTCTCGCGCGGCAAGTCGGAACTGATCAATGCCATCTTCTTTGCCGACTACGGCAACCGCATGCTGCCCTCCTCGGCCGGCCGCACGACGATGTGCCCGACCGAACTACTCTTCGACGCCAACAAGCGGCCCTGCATCGAACTGCTGCCGATCCAGACGCGCGCCTCGAACTCCAGCGTCACCGAATACAAGGGCTTCGCCGACGAATGGACCACGGTCCGTCTCGACACCGAATCCCCCGAAGCCATGCAGGATGCCCTGCGCCACGTCAGCGAAACAACCCGTGTCGCACCGGAAGATGCCGCCCGTCTCGGCTTCGAGGTCGGCGCCGGCGAAATCGATCTGTATCGCGTCGGCGACGACGGCCTGGTTGAAATCCCGCGCTGGCGCCACGCCGTGATCAATTTCCCGCACCCGCTGCTGAAGCAGGGCCTGGTCATCCTCGACACACCGGGCCTCAACGCGATCGGTGCCGAGCCGGAACTGACCCTGTCGCTGCTCCCCAATGCGCATGCCGTGCTGTTCATTCTCGCTGCCGACACCGGCGTCACGCAGTCAGATCTGGCGATCTGGAAGGAACACATTTGCGGCGGCGGCACCACCAAGCGCGGCCGCATGGTCGTCCTCAACAAGATCGACGGTCAGTGGGACGAACTGAAGGGCGAAGCCGAAATCGAGGCCGAGATCCAGAAACAGGTCGAAACCAGCGCCGCCATTCTCGATTTGCCGGCCAGCCAGGTTTTCCCGGTGTCGGCACAAAAGGGCCTGGTCGCCAAGATCAACGGCGACGACGTACTGCTCGAACGCAGCCGCCTGCCGCTGCTCGAAGCCGCCCTCTCCGACGAACTGATTCCGGCCAAGCGCGACATCGTCAGCGAAAGCACCAGCAGCGAGTTCTCCGACGTCAGCCAGCGCGCCCTCGGCCTGCTCGATTCCCGCCTCGCCGGCCTGCGCGAGCAACTGGCCGAACTGACCGAGCTGCGCGGCAAGAACAAGGGCGTCGTCGAATACATGATGGGCAAGATCCGCGCCGAGAAGGAAGAGTTCGAATCCGGCCTGCAACGCTATTACGCCGTGCGTAGCGTCTTCTCGACGCTGACCAACAAGCTGTTCGGCCACCTTGGCATCGACAGCCTGCGCCAGCTTACCCGCGACACCCGCTCGACCATGCAGGACGCCGTCTTCTCGCGCACCCTGTCCGAAGCGATGGCCAATTTCTTCGGGCAGTCACGCGAGGCGCTGCGCAAATCAAATGGCGAAATCAGCGAAATCCTCGCCATGATGGAAGCGGTGTACAAGCGCTTCGCCGTCGAACACGGCCTCAAGCTCGGCACGCCGACCGCCTTCTCGCTGCTCCGTTACGAAAAGGAACTGGATCGCCTGGAAGCCTGGTGCGACACGCACCTCAGCAACATGGTCAGCCTGCTCACGCACGACAAGAAGAACATCACCCAGAAGTTCTTCGACGAAGTCGCCATCCAGGTCCGCCGCGCCTTCGAACACGCCAACCGCGATGCCGAAACCTGGCTGCGCACGATCATGGCGCCGATGGAAACGCAGGTCCGCGAACACCAGATCCAGCTGAAGCGCCGCCTCGAAAGCATCAAGCGCATCCACCAGGCCACCGACACGCTGGAAGACCGCATCGCCGAACTGCAAGTCGTCGAGAACAACCTGATGCAGCAAAGCCAGGCGCTGGAAGACATCACCGCGCACGTCCGCGACATGCTGCAACCGGTCAAAGGCAATCAGGAGCTGCGCGCCGCCTGA
- a CDS encoding YfhL family 4Fe-4S dicluster ferredoxin: MSLIITDECINCDVCEPECPNEAISQGEEIYVIDPNKCTECVGHYDEPQCVQVCPVDCIPKDENHVETQDMLWTKYEKLTGNKRA, from the coding sequence ATGTCTTTGATCATCACCGACGAGTGCATCAATTGCGATGTCTGCGAACCGGAATGCCCGAACGAAGCAATTTCGCAGGGTGAAGAAATCTATGTGATCGACCCCAACAAGTGCACCGAGTGCGTCGGTCACTACGACGAACCGCAGTGCGTCCAGGTCTGTCCGGTGGATTGCATCCCCAAGGACGAGAACCATGTCGAAACCCAGGACATGCTCTGGACCAAGTACGAAAAGCTGACCGGCAACAAGCGCGCCTGA
- the ftsY gene encoding signal recognition particle-docking protein FtsY: MFSFLKKSAPETKADAQAPAEAAPSWRERLFKGLAKTRAQLGGKLKSIFARGKVDDELLEELETLLLTSDCGVEATQHLLDELKKAAKRDKLDTPDAIQQALANALLATLQPLEQPLDVGTHKPFVIMIAGVNGAGKTTSIGKLAKYFQNRGKSVLLAAGDTFRAAAREQLETWGERNNVTVIAQDNGDPAAVVFDAISAAKARGIDVVLADTAGRLPTQLHLMEEIAKVRRVIQKVEPSGPHETLLVLDANIGQNALQQVKAFDKAINVTGLVLTKLDGSAKGGVVAAIARQCPKPIRFIGVGEQIDDLRPFSARDFVEALFE; the protein is encoded by the coding sequence ATGTTCAGTTTCCTGAAAAAATCCGCTCCCGAAACCAAGGCCGACGCACAGGCCCCGGCGGAAGCCGCCCCTTCCTGGCGCGAACGCCTGTTCAAGGGCCTGGCCAAGACACGGGCCCAGCTGGGGGGCAAGCTCAAATCCATCTTCGCCCGCGGCAAGGTCGACGACGAACTCCTCGAAGAACTCGAAACCCTGCTCCTGACCAGCGACTGCGGCGTCGAAGCAACGCAGCACCTGCTCGACGAACTGAAAAAAGCCGCCAAGCGCGACAAGCTGGACACCCCTGACGCCATCCAGCAGGCCCTCGCCAACGCCCTGCTCGCCACGCTGCAGCCGCTCGAGCAGCCGCTCGACGTCGGCACGCACAAGCCCTTCGTGATCATGATCGCGGGCGTCAATGGCGCCGGCAAGACGACCTCGATCGGCAAACTCGCCAAATACTTCCAGAACCGGGGCAAGAGCGTGCTGCTCGCCGCCGGCGACACCTTCCGCGCCGCCGCGCGTGAGCAACTTGAAACCTGGGGCGAACGCAACAACGTCACGGTCATCGCCCAGGACAACGGCGACCCGGCCGCCGTCGTCTTCGACGCCATCTCGGCGGCCAAGGCGCGCGGCATCGATGTCGTGCTCGCCGACACCGCCGGCCGCCTGCCGACCCAGCTGCACCTGATGGAAGAAATCGCCAAGGTGCGCCGCGTCATCCAGAAGGTCGAACCGAGCGGCCCGCACGAAACCCTGCTCGTGCTCGACGCCAACATCGGCCAGAACGCACTGCAGCAGGTCAAGGCCTTCGACAAGGCGATCAACGTCACCGGCCTCGTCCTGACCAAGCTCGACGGCTCGGCCAAGGGCGGCGTGGTCGCCGCCATCGCCCGCCAGTGCCCGAAGCCGATCCGCTTCATCGGCGTCGGCGAACAGATCGACGACCTGCGCCCCTTCTCGGCCAGGGATTTTGTCGAGGCGCTGTTTGAGTAG
- the ftsX gene encoding permease-like cell division protein FtsX: MNAWLSQHKAALASALRRLWSTPLNTLLSLLVIGIALTLPGFGYVLLDNLRDLGRNASGVQQISLFMQIDASKKDVDEISTRLRQAPNSTWRFVPKEEALKRMQTSEGMADIVASLPRNPLPDAFIIEPANTEPEKLEILRREITSWPKVAHVQLDSAWVKRFDAFLKLGKLALWMLAGIFGAGLVAVTFNTIRLQVMAQAAEIEVARMIGATDAFIRRPFYYFGALQGALGGLLAALLVIGALRLLAGPVGDLAGLYGASFSLRAPGFAAIGVLTGAGAFLGWLGAQLSVSLSLRKFD, translated from the coding sequence ATGAACGCCTGGCTCTCCCAGCACAAGGCTGCTCTCGCCTCGGCCCTGCGCCGCCTCTGGTCGACACCGCTCAACACGCTGCTTTCGCTGCTCGTCATCGGCATCGCACTGACCCTGCCCGGCTTCGGCTACGTCCTGCTCGACAACCTGCGCGACCTCGGCCGCAACGCCTCCGGCGTGCAGCAGATCAGCCTGTTCATGCAGATCGATGCGAGCAAGAAGGATGTCGATGAAATTTCCACCCGCCTGCGCCAGGCCCCGAACAGCACCTGGCGTTTCGTGCCCAAGGAAGAAGCCCTCAAGCGCATGCAGACCAGCGAAGGCATGGCCGACATCGTCGCCAGCCTGCCGCGCAATCCGCTGCCCGACGCCTTCATCATCGAGCCGGCCAATACCGAACCGGAAAAGCTGGAAATCCTGCGCCGCGAAATCACCAGCTGGCCCAAGGTTGCCCATGTCCAGCTCGACTCGGCCTGGGTCAAGCGTTTCGACGCCTTCCTCAAGCTCGGCAAGCTGGCGCTGTGGATGCTCGCCGGCATCTTCGGCGCCGGTCTGGTTGCCGTCACCTTCAACACCATCCGCCTGCAGGTCATGGCACAGGCCGCCGAAATCGAGGTCGCCCGCATGATCGGTGCCACCGATGCCTTCATCCGCCGCCCCTTCTACTACTTCGGCGCCCTGCAGGGCGCGCTCGGCGGCCTGCTTGCCGCGCTGCTGGTGATCGGCGCGCTGCGCCTGCTGGCCGGTCCGGTCGGCGATCTGGCCGGCCTCTACGGCGCGAGCTTCAGCCTGCGTGCGCCAGGATTTGCCGCGATTGGCGTGTTGACCGGTGCCGGTGCCTTCCTCGGCTGGCTCGGCGCGCAGCTCTCGGTCAGCCTGTCGCTCAGGAAGTTTGACTAA